ATTTTTTTCTCAAAAGGTACGGGAGTCCGTGATGACATATGATTTAGCATTTTTAATTATCCACAATGCCTGTGTAGTGCTGAAAGGAGGGATTTACTAGGTGGACGCAACGATTATAGAATTATGGCGAAAAGTTTTAGCTAAAATCGAGAAAACATTAAGCAAGCCTAGCTTCGACACCTGGTTGAAGGCGACAAAGGCAACTGCATTAGAGGAAGACTCTTTGATTGTAGTCGCTCCAAATGAATTTGCTCGTGATTGGCTCGAATCTCGCTATTCACCACTTATCATAGAAACGCTTTATGAAACGACAGGAATCCATATGAAGGTGAAGTTTGTCGTTCCCCAAAATCCCGACTTCGGTCTTACTGATGAGTTACCTATGGCGAAAGCAAAATTAGTATCTCAACCTCTAGCTGGCGATGATCAACCGCCTAGTATCTTAAATCCGAAGTATACGTTCGACACATTTGTAATTGGTTCGGGGAACCGTTTTGCCCATGCAGCTTCACTAGCCGTAGCTGAAGCACCTGCGAAAGCTTACAATCCACTGTTTATTTATGGTGGTGTAGGTCTTGGTAAAACACACTTAATGCATGCGATTGGCCATTATGTCGTTCAGCATAATCCATCTGCGAAAGTGGTCTATTTATCATCTGAAAAATTTACGAATGAGTTTATTAACTCTATTCGCGATAATAAAGCGGTTGAATTCCGCAATAAATATCGTAGTGTAGATGTTTTGCTTATAGATGATATTCAATTCTTGGCTGGAAAAGAATCAACGCAGGAAGAATTTTTCCATACTTTTAACGCCCTGCATGAAGAAAGCAAACAAATCATCATTTCATCCGATCGACCGCCAAAGGAAATTCCTACTTTGGAGGATCGATTGCGTTCCCGTTTTGAATGGGGCTTGATTACGGATATTTCACCACCTGATCTGGAGACTCGAATTGCCATTCTGCGTAAGAAGGCCAAAGCCGAGAATCTGGATATTCCGAATGAGGTTATGATTTATATTGCCAACCAGATTGATAGCAACATTCGTGAGTTAGAAGGTGCTTTGATTCGCGTTGTTGCTTATTCTTCTCTGATTAATCGCGATATTGATACGCAATTGGCAGCAGAGGCCCTCAAGGACATCATTCCTTCCTCTAAGCCAAAAATCATTACAATTATTGATATTCAACGTGCAGTTGGTGAAGCTTACACGTTAAAATTAGAGGATTTTAAAGCAAAAAAACGCACAAAATCCGTTGCTTTTCCAAGACAAATAGCCATGTATCTATCTCGTGAGCTTACTGATGCCTCACTCCCTAAGATCGGGGACGAATTTGGCGGACGAGATCATACAACGGTTATCCATGCCCATGAAAAAATCTCGAAATCATTAGCAGTTGATCCTCAATTGCAGGCCACCATCCAAAACCTTATTGAAAAATTGAAGGCTGGCCATTAAACTATTATTCCTGTGTACATTTGTGAATAACCTGAAAAGCCTATACACAACTTATCCACATGTGTATAGGCTTTACTTTTCAGCGCTTTTTGCAGATATCCACAAATCCACAGCGCCTATTACTACTACTATTATTTTTTTAATATAAAAGATTACTTACTATATATGCATACGGCATACGGGAATATGCATAATTCTTTTGTAGAACAAATCCTTGTATACGGGGGTAAGGTATAATGAAAATTACAGTCCAACGTGACAAACTATCAACTGCTGTTTCACATGTGGCTAAAGCTGTATCAACTAGAACAACGATTCCCATTTTGACAGGTATTAAGCTAACAGCAAATGAAGAAGGCTTAACATTAACTGGTAGTGATTCAGATATTTCTATTGAGGTGCATGTTCCATTAGAAGAGGGAGAAAATTGGGGAGTTACTGTACACGAACCAGGCAGCATCGTGCTACCATCACGTATTTTTAGTGAAATTGTACGTAAATTGCCAGCTAATGAAATTGATATTAGTGTAGATGATCGTTTACTTACGTTGATTCGTTCAGGTCAAGCCGAGTTTACAATCAATGGTCTAGATGCTAATGAATATCCTCAATTACCTCAATTAGAAGAGGATAAGGTTTTTAGCATTCCAAGCGATTTATTAAAAACAATGATTCGCCAAACATCCTTTGCAGTTGCCACTTCTGAAATGCGTCCCATCTTAACAGGGATTATGTGGACACTAGAAGAGGGAATACTAAAATTTGTAGCGACAGATAGCCATCGTTTTGCTTCTCGCAATGCAAAAGTAGAGTGTTCTGAATCCCTACGATTCTATAATATTGTTGTACCGGGTAAAAGTTGTAATGAATTGGTAAAGATTATAGATGATGATCAGAATTTGGTTGATATCGTTGTAGCCGACAATCAAATTTTAGTAAAATCAAATCATATCTTATTCTATTCCCGACTGTTGGAGGGAACTTATCCAGATACAAATCGTATTATTCCACAAGGCTGTAAAACGGAGATTGTTTTATCAACCAAAGAATTTTTACAATCCATTGAGCGTGCTTCCTTATTAAGTCGTGAAGGAAAAACCAATGTGGTAAAATTGGTAACATTGCCAGATGGAAATGTAGAAATTTCATCGAATGCACCAGAGATCGGAAAAGTAACGGAAACCATTCAGCCAAAACAATGCACTGGGGAGGAGTTAAAAATCTCCTTCAACGCAAAGTTTATGATTGATGCACTTCGTTCCATTGACAGCTCTGAGATTGTAACTAGCTTTACTGGGGCAATGAGCCCATTTATTATTCGACCTACTGATCATGATTGGAGTCTACATCTAATCTTGCCAGTTCGTACGTATTAAGAGGTAGCCACCTAAAGGAGTTTTCCCACATGGCAGATAAAGTTTACATTTCTACAGAATATATTACGCTTGGACAGTTTTTAAAACTAAGTTCAGTAATTGATACGGGTGGAATGGCTAAGCCTTTTTTAGCTGAGGTTCCCATTATGGTAAATGGAGAAAAAGAAAACCGCCGTGGTCGTAAGCTATATCCAGATGATCTAGTGGTTATTGAAGGGTACGGCTCTTATCAAGTGGCTGTACGCTGAGAGGAGTAAGCCCTTTGTTCTTACGTAATCTGTTTTTGACTAACTATCGAAATTACAGAGAGCTTTCACTGGATTTTACAGGACCGATTAATTTATTCGTTGGGAATAATGCGCAGGGCAAGACGAATGCATTAGAATCTATCTATGTACTTGCCCTTGCCAAATCCCACCGAACCTCCAAGGATAAAGAACTGATTAAGTGGAATGCAGATTATGCGGCGATCCGTAGTGAAGTCAATCGACGCTACGGATCTGTTCGTTTAGAGATGCAGTTGACCAATAAAGGTAAAAAGGCTAAAATTAATGGTTTAGAGCAGAAAAAACTGAGTAATTATATCGGTTCTTTAAATGTTGTGTTATTTGCGCCAGAGGATTTAGCAATCGTAAAGGGCGCTCCAGCCCAACGCAGACGCTTTCTAGACATGGAAATTGGTCAGGTTTCTCCAACATATATCTACCACTTGAGCAATTACAATAAAGTGTTAGCACAGAGAAATCAGCTATTGAAAGACCTTGCCATGAAAAAGAGTAGTCAGATTGACCTTATGGCAATTTGGAATACACAATTAGCTGATTTAACTGTAAAATTACTAAGGAAGCGTTTTGAGTTTATCACTAAATTAGAGCAATGGGCTCAAGAAATCCACGCTGGAATTACAGATGGTAAAGAGAAGCTGAGTTTGCATTATGTCAATAGTTCTCCTGTTACCAAAGAGATGAAAGAGGAAGAAGCTCTTCAAGCGCTACTGGCTGCTTATGAAGAGATATTTGAACGGGAAAAGATGAGAGGTAGTACACTAATCGGACCTCATCGTGATGATTTCTCTCTTTTGGTAAACGAGATGGATGTACAATCATTTGGCTCACAAGGGCAGCAGCGAACAACGGCTTTATCTTTGAAATTAGCCGAAATTGAGCTGATTAAGCAAGAAGTTGGGGAATATCCGATTTTGTTGCTTGATGACGTCTTGTCAGAACTGGATGAGCATAGACAAACATTATTACTTGAAACGATACAAGATAAAATTCAAACGTTTGTAACGACAACAGGTGTGGAAGGATTAAAGCATCAGGTCTTACAGCAAGCAACTCGCTTTAATGTGCAAGAGGGGTCCATTTCCAAAGAAGGGTAAGGTGAAGTGTATGTTTCTGCACGTGGGAGGAGATACGGTTGTTAGTATGAAGGAGGTTATCTCTATCATCGATCATCAAACGGTCAAGCACTCGAAGATATCCCTCACATTTATGGGAGATCAGAAGAAAGAAAAACGCATGATTGATCAGCAGTCGGAAGAGATTAAATCCTACGTAATTACGGATCGTGCTATTTACTGTTCGCCCATTTCTTCGCTTACCTTGAAAAAACGTGCGCAGTTTATACAGCACAGTGAGCTGTTTCCCTCTGTACAAACTGATAGTAAGGAGTTGACTGAGTAGTGGATGTAACAACTAAAGATCAAAACTATGATGCTAGTCAGATACAGGTACTGGAAGGGTTAGAAGCGGTACGTAAACGCCCAGGTATGTACATTGGCTCAACTAGCAGTCGAGGTCTACATCACTTGGTATGGGAGATCGTAGACAACTCTATCGACGAATCACTGGCAGGTTATTGTACGGAAATTAACGTATTGATTCATAAAGATAATACGATCACCGTTATTGATAATGGGCGTGGTATTCCTACAGGGATTCATGAAAAAACGGGGAAATCCACAGTAGAAACAGTTCTTACCGTTCTACATGCCGGAGGTAAATTCGGCGGTGGCGGATATAAGGTTTCTG
The nucleotide sequence above comes from Brevibacillus laterosporus LMG 15441. Encoded proteins:
- the recF gene encoding DNA replication/repair protein RecF (All proteins in this family for which functions are known are DNA-binding proteins that assist the filamentation of RecA onto DNA for the initiation of recombination or recombinational repair.) produces the protein MFLRNLFLTNYRNYRELSLDFTGPINLFVGNNAQGKTNALESIYVLALAKSHRTSKDKELIKWNADYAAIRSEVNRRYGSVRLEMQLTNKGKKAKINGLEQKKLSNYIGSLNVVLFAPEDLAIVKGAPAQRRRFLDMEIGQVSPTYIYHLSNYNKVLAQRNQLLKDLAMKKSSQIDLMAIWNTQLADLTVKLLRKRFEFITKLEQWAQEIHAGITDGKEKLSLHYVNSSPVTKEMKEEEALQALLAAYEEIFEREKMRGSTLIGPHRDDFSLLVNEMDVQSFGSQGQQRTTALSLKLAEIELIKQEVGEYPILLLDDVLSELDEHRQTLLLETIQDKIQTFVTTTGVEGLKHQVLQQATRFNVQEGSISKEG
- the remB gene encoding extracellular matrix regulator RemB; this encodes MFLHVGGDTVVSMKEVISIIDHQTVKHSKISLTFMGDQKKEKRMIDQQSEEIKSYVITDRAIYCSPISSLTLKKRAQFIQHSELFPSVQTDSKELTE
- the dnaN gene encoding DNA polymerase III subunit beta, translated to MKITVQRDKLSTAVSHVAKAVSTRTTIPILTGIKLTANEEGLTLTGSDSDISIEVHVPLEEGENWGVTVHEPGSIVLPSRIFSEIVRKLPANEIDISVDDRLLTLIRSGQAEFTINGLDANEYPQLPQLEEDKVFSIPSDLLKTMIRQTSFAVATSEMRPILTGIMWTLEEGILKFVATDSHRFASRNAKVECSESLRFYNIVVPGKSCNELVKIIDDDQNLVDIVVADNQILVKSNHILFYSRLLEGTYPDTNRIIPQGCKTEIVLSTKEFLQSIERASLLSREGKTNVVKLVTLPDGNVEISSNAPEIGKVTETIQPKQCTGEELKISFNAKFMIDALRSIDSSEIVTSFTGAMSPFIIRPTDHDWSLHLILPVRTY
- the dnaA gene encoding chromosomal replication initiator protein DnaA, with the translated sequence MDATIIELWRKVLAKIEKTLSKPSFDTWLKATKATALEEDSLIVVAPNEFARDWLESRYSPLIIETLYETTGIHMKVKFVVPQNPDFGLTDELPMAKAKLVSQPLAGDDQPPSILNPKYTFDTFVIGSGNRFAHAASLAVAEAPAKAYNPLFIYGGVGLGKTHLMHAIGHYVVQHNPSAKVVYLSSEKFTNEFINSIRDNKAVEFRNKYRSVDVLLIDDIQFLAGKESTQEEFFHTFNALHEESKQIIISSDRPPKEIPTLEDRLRSRFEWGLITDISPPDLETRIAILRKKAKAENLDIPNEVMIYIANQIDSNIRELEGALIRVVAYSSLINRDIDTQLAAEALKDIIPSSKPKIITIIDIQRAVGEAYTLKLEDFKAKKRTKSVAFPRQIAMYLSRELTDASLPKIGDEFGGRDHTTVIHAHEKISKSLAVDPQLQATIQNLIEKLKAGH
- the yaaA gene encoding S4 domain-containing protein YaaA, which translates into the protein MADKVYISTEYITLGQFLKLSSVIDTGGMAKPFLAEVPIMVNGEKENRRGRKLYPDDLVVIEGYGSYQVAVR